AACCGATATAAATAGCGGACTAGCGTTTTGGGAAAACGAAAGCAAAATCACTAAAGTTGGCTCTAACAAGAGCGTAATATGGTAAAAAATTTAGTTAAATTTAGTTTGGCTTTGCTCCTTGGTTGTAGTTTTGTATTGGCTAATGATTTAAGTGGTGATTTAACATGTGAGTTTACTAAAACAAAAAAATCTTGCGAAGAAACAATCAAAAACAATATCTCTATTGGCACTAGCAAAGCTATTAAAAATAAATTTATTGTAGATGATAAATTTCTAAAATCAAGAAAAATAACTAGAGATTTAGATAGAATTTTAAATAATAAATTTAAGAGTGAAAAAGAGCCAAATATTTTACTTGATTATGAAATTCATAGCTTTAGCATAGAGAAAAATCACGGAAATTTTTGGGTGGACATCTTGGTTAATTACAACCTAAAAGATGCTAAAACAGCCAAAATTTATAAATCACAAAGAGTTACTAAGAGATATAAAAGCAAACTAAACAAAAGTAGTGAAATTTACAAAAACGCTCTTGATAATATAGCAAATGATATTTATAATAGTATATACAGTAATAAAGTTATAAAAAATAAAGATATTAAAAAGGAGCTACTAAACTCACAAGGTGGGGTAATACTGCCTTTTGATAACTAAAATAAGGGGCGTAAAATCCCCTTATTTAATTAAAGACCATATTTTTCTAAAAGTTTCTCATAAGTACCATCAGTTACGATAGTGGATATCGCTTCATTAATTTTTGATATAAGTTCAGTATGTTTACCTTTAACAAAAGCTATACCCATTCCCTCGCCCGGATTTTCTACTTTAAAAAATTCAACAACAGCATTAGGATTAAGGGCTATATACTCTTTTGCTACCACAGCATCAACAAAAAATGCATCTACCAAACCAGCTCTTAAAGACATAAAGCCTTCATAATTACTTGCAAAAGCCTGAATAGTTACACCACTTGCTACACTAGGAAGAATCTCATGTAGTGTAGTTCCTTCTTCGACACCTACAAGTTTACCAGCTAAATCAGCAGGACTATTTATAGCTGTGTTTTGAGAGCTTTTTAAAAGTAAACTATCATTTTTAAAATAAGGCTTACTAAAATCAAGTCTAGTTTTTCTATCATCTGTAATATCAATAGCTGCAATTGCCATATCAACACTACCATTTGATAGCTCAGCACTTAAATTATCAAAATCTACATTCTTAATCTCATACTCAAACCCTACTCTTTTAGCAATTTCAGAAATCAAATCAATATCAAAACCAACAATTTTACCACCATCTTTATACTCAAATGGCTTGTAAACAGCATTTGTTGCCACAATAAGTTTACCCGAACCATCATTATTAACTGTTGCATTTGATTCAACTGCACTCAAACAACTAGCCATAAAAAAAGCAAACAGATAACAAAATATCTTCTTCATATTTATCCTTTTGAAATAATTTTGTATATTTTAATGCTTAATTATAAATTTAAAGTAACTTGGCATTTTAAAATAAACTTAATTTTCTTCACCTAAACTTGCCCTATACTCCTCAAAACTGCCACGAAAGTCAACTATTTTGCCGTCTCCTTTAATATGTAAAATTCTATTAGCAAACGCATCGATTAGCTCCCTATCGTGACTTACACAAATCACGCTTCCTTCATATTTATAAAGCGCTTCACCAAGAGCGATGATAGCTTCTAAATCAAGGTGGTTATTTGGCTCATCAAGGACTAATAAATTTGGCTTAGTTAGCATAAGCTTACTTAGCATTACACGGTGTTTTTCACCGCCACTTAAATTTCCAACAGCTTTTTCTTGTTCAGCACCACTAAAAAGCATTCTACCAAGGCACTTTCTTATCTCGTCAAGATCTTTGTTTTTATTATCTTGTAGATATTCATAAAGCTTTAAATCCCCTTTAATTCGGTTATTTGTATCTTGTGGGAAATATCCTGGCTCAATCGTAGCTCCGATATGAACACTTCCTTTATCAGGCTCTAGCTCACCAACTATAATCTTACAAAGCGTAGTTTTACCAACACCATTTCTTCCAACTACTGCTACTTTATCACCTTTTTCAAGCTTAAAGTTAAAATTTTCAAAAACAACCTCATCGTCAAATTTCTTTGAAATTTCATTTAATTCTAAAATTTCATTTCCTATATCACGACCAAGTCTAAAAAGTATACTAGGCTCTCTTCTTGAACTTGTCATAAGTTCGCTAGTGTCGAGTTTTTCAAGTCTTTTTTGACGGCTTGTTGCTTGCTTTGCTTTACTTGCATTTGCCGAGAAACGAGCGATAAATTTCTCTAACTCTTCTTTTTCTTTTAGATTTTTTTCTCTTTCCATTTGCATTTGCCTAGCAACTAAATTTGCAGCTATAAACCACTCATCATAGTTTCCACTAAATTCTCTAATTTTCTTAAAATCAACATCTAAAATATGAGTACAAACTCTATTTAAAAAGTGCCTATCGTGGCTTATTACAACAAGCGTTCCATCATGATGATTTAGTTCATTTTCAAGCCACGAAATTGCTTCAATATCAAGGTTATTTGTTGGCTCATCTAAAAAAAGCACATCAGGACGCGGAAAAAGTACTTGAGCAAGTAAGACCTTAAATTTTTCACTCATCTCTATCTCGCTCATAAGCTTATCATAATCATTTAACCCAAGAGAGCTTAAAATTTTCTCACATCTTGTCTCATACTCATAAGTTGGGTCTTCTTCAGCCGTGATGATCTCTAACTCGCCTAAGCGTTCATTTATCTCATCAGTAAATTCTTCGCTCATATAGAGTTTTTCTTTTTCTTTGACTGCATCATAAAGCCTTTTATTGCCATATAAAACAGCATCTTTTAGTGTTAAATTCTCAAACGCCATTTGGTCTTGACCCAAAACACCAACTTTTAATCCACTATCTATCAACACATCACCACTACTTGGTTCTATTTCGCCGCTTAGGATTTTTAAAAATGTTGATTTTCCAGCACCATTTGCACCGATTAGGCCGTAGCGATTTCCTTTATCAAGGCTTAAATTTATATCTTCAAATAAAACTTGCTTACCAAATCTCATCGTTAAGTTTTTTACTTCTACCATGTTTTATCCTGTAAATTTTAAAATTTTGTGTGAGTATAGCAAAAATATCTCAACATTAGCTTATAGTGCTATATTTATTAAAGGGTTGATTTTTAAAAATTTATAACATAAATATAATCTTGCACGACTATCAATAAAGCCGTGCAAGATTTTGATTTAACTATGTGTTGGTTGGATTTTTGAGTTATCAGCAAGAGAGTTAGAATCTATATTTTGTATTATTTCCCAAAGCCTAGATGCTGCTTTTTCATATCTTTTTGAACTAACACTCTCAGGTAAATAAAAGCTTATTGGCTTTCCTTCATCTCCACCTTCTCTAAGTGCTATCTCAATAGGAATCTGAGCTAAAATTTCAGTATTATACTCATTTGCTATAACTTCAGTTGTGCCTTTACCAAATATATCATACTCTTTACCATTATCAGGGCATAAAAACCCACTCATATTTTCTACTATTCCAGCGATTGGAATGTGAAGTTTTTCAAACATATCAAGGCTTCTTTTTGTATCATCAAGTGCAACTTTTTGTGGTGTTGTTACACAAATTCCAGCACTTACTGGCACACTTTGAGCAAGAGTAAGCTGTGCATCACCTGTTCCTGGTGGCATATCTATAAATAAAACATCCAAATCACTCCACGATACATCGCTTAATAGCTGACTAATAGCTTTCATTATCATAGCTCCACGCCAAATCAAGCCCTGTCCTTCAGGAATCAAAACCCCCATACTCATCATCTCTAGACCATGAGTTTGAATCGGGCGAATGTTTTGTCCAACAACAACTGGCTTTAAATTCTCACTGCCAAGCATTCTAGGAATATTTGGACCATAAATATCAGCATCTAATACCCCAACTTTAAAGCCTAGTTTTGCCATTGAAATAGCTAAATTTACAGTCGTTGTGCTTTTACCAACGCCACCTTTTCCACTACTTACCATTATAAAGTGCTTGATTTGTGGGGCGATATTTTTGCCACTTATCGTA
The sequence above is a segment of the Campylobacter corcagiensis genome. Coding sequences within it:
- a CDS encoding ABC-F family ATP-binding cassette domain-containing protein, with product MVEVKNLTMRFGKQVLFEDINLSLDKGNRYGLIGANGAGKSTFLKILSGEIEPSSGDVLIDSGLKVGVLGQDQMAFENLTLKDAVLYGNKRLYDAVKEKEKLYMSEEFTDEINERLGELEIITAEEDPTYEYETRCEKILSSLGLNDYDKLMSEIEMSEKFKVLLAQVLFPRPDVLFLDEPTNNLDIEAISWLENELNHHDGTLVVISHDRHFLNRVCTHILDVDFKKIREFSGNYDEWFIAANLVARQMQMEREKNLKEKEELEKFIARFSANASKAKQATSRQKRLEKLDTSELMTSSRREPSILFRLGRDIGNEILELNEISKKFDDEVVFENFNFKLEKGDKVAVVGRNGVGKTTLCKIIVGELEPDKGSVHIGATIEPGYFPQDTNNRIKGDLKLYEYLQDNKNKDLDEIRKCLGRMLFSGAEQEKAVGNLSGGEKHRVMLSKLMLTKPNLLVLDEPNNHLDLEAIIALGEALYKYEGSVICVSHDRELIDAFANRILHIKGDGKIVDFRGSFEEYRASLGEEN
- a CDS encoding transporter substrate-binding domain-containing protein, which codes for MKKIFCYLFAFFMASCLSAVESNATVNNDGSGKLIVATNAVYKPFEYKDGGKIVGFDIDLISEIAKRVGFEYEIKNVDFDNLSAELSNGSVDMAIAAIDITDDRKTRLDFSKPYFKNDSLLLKSSQNTAINSPADLAGKLVGVEEGTTLHEILPSVASGVTIQAFASNYEGFMSLRAGLVDAFFVDAVVAKEYIALNPNAVVEFFKVENPGEGMGIAFVKGKHTELISKINEAISTIVTDGTYEKLLEKYGL
- a CDS encoding Mrp/NBP35 family ATP-binding protein produces the protein MKKDEILEKLKTVIYPGFKKSIVEFGFVKDIKEGDTPVIDVEIVSARPEVAKSVEDEIIRVLGKAKVNITQPKPPVEKSNTISGKNIAPQIKHFIMVSSGKGGVGKSTTTVNLAISMAKLGFKVGVLDADIYGPNIPRMLGSENLKPVVVGQNIRPIQTHGLEMMSMGVLIPEGQGLIWRGAMIMKAISQLLSDVSWSDLDVLFIDMPPGTGDAQLTLAQSVPVSAGICVTTPQKVALDDTKRSLDMFEKLHIPIAGIVENMSGFLCPDNGKEYDIFGKGTTEVIANEYNTEILAQIPIEIALREGGDEGKPISFYLPESVSSKRYEKAASRLWEIIQNIDSNSLADNSKIQPTHS